AAACCCCGATGGCGGGTGGGGTGAGTCCTGCCTCTCGTATGGAGATGTCTCGCAGAGCGGTCGCGGTGACAGCACGCCGTCGCAAACAGCCTGGGCGTTGTTGGCCCTGATGGCAGGCGGAGTGACGGACTCTTTCAGCCTGGCCAGGGGGATCCATTACCTCATTCGGAATCAGCGGAAGGATGGGTCATGGGAAGAGGTGCGCCATACCGGAACTGGTTTCCCTCGCGTGTTTTACCTTCGTTATCATTGGTATTGCCAATACTTCCCCCTCTGGGCGCTGGCCATGTACCGCAATCTCAAAACTCGTGGAACGACGAGGGCCGATGAATTGCGTCTGCAGGCCTATCAATCAGGACAGTTCCGGTCGCCACGCTGACCGTGGATGTTCATCGAGTTCAATTTTTCCTGTCATTGTCCCTCGGGAGTCATTGTGACCGCGATCGGCGTCTTCGTGGCAACCCGATGGGAGTTGGCTGCCGTGCGCCAGGCGTTTGCCGCGAGCGAAGTGCGGGTCCTCGGAGGGATTCGTTGCATCGTCGCGCGGCAGGGCCAGGTCGAGTGGTGGATCATTCCGATGGGGGTCGGTCCCGAGCGGGCCACTGCAACCGGCAAAAGGGTGTTCGGGGAACAGTCATTTGCCGCGGTATGGTCGACGGGGTTTGCCTGTGCCTTGGGGCAGGCCGTTATCGGCGAGGTGTTGGTCGGAACCCACGTGATCATGGAGGGTGGCGCGGAGGACGGGCGGTCCGTTCCCTGTGCTGCGGCGGGAGTCGAGTGGGTGCGACAGGCCGTGCAGCAACAGCGTCTGCCGGTGCAGGCCGGGCGGTTTGTTTCGGTGCCACGGGTCCTCTGTCGGGCGGAAGAGAAACAGGAGATCGCGCGTCGAGCGGGAGGGATCGGACTCGACATGGAAAGTGCGGCGCTGGGGTCCGTGGCCTCGGAGCGCAAGATTCCATTTGTCATCGTACGTACGACCTCGGATCTTGTCGATGAAAGCCTTCCGCTTGACTTCAATCTGTTTCTCAGGCCATCTGGGTGGGTGAAGGGTGTCGCCGCTTGTCTGGCTCATCCGACGAGTCTGATCGGGCTTAATCGACTTCGTGTGCAAAGCCGCGTCGCCGGGACACAATTAACGGCGGTATTCAGAGCCTGCGCCGAAAAGGCGTTGCGCGAAGGTCTGGCCTGACTGGGCCCAACGTGTTTCGACGGCTGAGTGTCGGGTAAGTGGACGAGAGGAGAGCGTGGCATGGAAGGTATTGCTCGTATCGGACGGTATACGATCGATCTGACAGAGCAGATGGGACGGATGATGTTGTTCGTCCTCTCCTCCTTTGCCTGGCTGACGCGTCCGCCGTTCCGGGTCTACCAAATCGTCAAGCAGCTCAATTTCATCGGCTATAAGTCAACCTTTGTCGTCGTCCTTACGGCCGTCTTTACCGGCATGGTCCTGGCGCTGCAGGGACATTACACGCTACGAAAGTTCGGCTCTGAAGCCGTGCTCGGTTCTGCCGTGGCGCTCAGCATCATCCGGGAACTGGGGCCTGTTCTGGCGGCGTTGATGGTGACGGCCCGGGCCGGATCCGCCATGACCGCGGAAATCGGCATCATGCGGATTACGGAACAGATCGATGCCCTGGACACGATGGCCATCAATCCACTGCAATACTTGATTGGGCCTAAACTCGTCGCCAGTCTCATCGCCGTACCGCTGCTGGTCGCGCTCTTTGACGTCGTCGGGATTTACGGGGGGTACGTCGTCGGCGTGCAATTGTTGAACGGGAATGAAGGCGCCTACTGGAGTTCGATTGAGTCGGCCGTCGAGTGGAAGGATGTCTACGGAGGCATTTTGAAATCCATCAGCTTCGGCCTGCTGATCAGTTGGGTCTGTTGTTACAAAGGCTTTCACACCAGGCATAGCGCCGAGGGGTTGGGGACCGCGACGACCGAAGCCGTGGTGCTTTCGGCGGTCTTGATTCTGGTGTGGGATTATTTTTTGACGTCGGTGCTGCTGTAACGTCGTGAAGGCTCAAGCGTGAGACGTGAAACGTACGAGGAGGATGGAAATGCGACCGTAGGGTACGCATTTTGCGCTCACGAGGCTCCATGATTAAACTGGTCGGCGTTGAAAAGACTTTGGGCAAGCAGCCGGTGTTGCGGGGCGTGGACCTGACCATTCCTACTGGAAAGTTGACCACGATCATCGGGCGAAGCGGCGAAGGCAAGAGCGTGCTGTTGAAGCATATCATTGGCCTCATGCAGCCGGATCGGGGTGAGGTCTGGATCGACGGGACGAACATTGCGCGACTCAAGGGGCAGGCGCTCAATGAGGTGCGCAAGAAGTTCGCCATGTTGTTCCAGGGTGCGGCCCTGTTCGACTCGATGACGGTATTTGAGAATGTCGCCTTCCCCCTGCGCGAGAAACTTCGCCTGAAGGGCGAGATCGTCACCCGGAGGGTCGAGGAGAAACTGGAGCAGGTGGGGCTGAAGGGCATGGGCCATAAGTTTCCCGCCGAACTGAGCGGCGGCATGCGCAAACGCGCCGGGTTGGCGCGCGCCCTGGTCATGGAGCCCGAGATCATTCTGTTCGACGAGCCGACGACGGGGCTCGATCCGTTGATGGCGAAAGCCATTCATGATCTGATCGTGGCGATGCAGCAGCAATTCAAGTTTACCGCCGTCATGGTCAGTCACGAGATTCCGGAAATTTTCGGGATTTCCGATTATGTGGCGATGCTCAAGAACGGCCGGATCGCCGAAATGGCGCCTTCGAACGAGTTTGTGAAGACAACGGACGAAGAGATTCGGGAGTTTATTTTTGTCGCCGGGACCGTCACGCCGAAGGGGCTGCCGACTGCATCCCTCTGATTAGGAGACGTTATGGAACGCGCAAAGCTGGAATTGATGGTGGGAATCTTTGTGCTCGTCGGGATCGCCTGCCTAGGTTACCTGTCCATCAAGTTGGGAAAACTGGAAGTCATCGGCGGGCACAATTACCCGGTCGAGGCGGAGTTTACGTCTGCGTCGGGACTCAAGCCTGGGGCGTCGGTCGAAATCGCCGGTGTCGAGGTGGGACGTGTCCGGCATATCGGCCTGAGCAGCGACCGTGCCCTGGTGGCATTGGCCATTCAAGACGGCGTGAAGTTGTATTCCGATACGATCGCCTCGATCAAGACTCGCGGGATTATCGGGGACAAGTATCTGGCCCTCTCGGTGGGCGGTGGCGGAGACCAGCTCAAACCCGGCGACAAGATTCGCGATACCGAGTCCGGACTTGATCTCGAAGAATTGGTCAGCCAGTATGTACACGGGAAGGTCAACTAACCTGATCGGTTTCAGTCACCAGGTAACGGACGTGAACAAGCCAGGCCGGTGGGGGACGAAACTCACCACTCAAAGGAGAGGTGTTGGAATGCAGACAAGCCGTTGGATGATGATCGGGGTCGTGCTGGCCCTGCAGATAGTGGTGGGCGGGCTTTCGTCCGCCATGGCCGGACCGGCGACTGATTCGATCAAGGGCACCATCGACGAGGTGCTCAGGATCCTGAACGATAAAGAATTGAAAGCCCCGGCCCGCCTGGAGGACCGGCGGCAGCGCCTG
The sequence above is a segment of the Nitrospira sp. genome. Coding sequences within it:
- a CDS encoding ABC transporter permease translates to MEGIARIGRYTIDLTEQMGRMMLFVLSSFAWLTRPPFRVYQIVKQLNFIGYKSTFVVVLTAVFTGMVLALQGHYTLRKFGSEAVLGSAVALSIIRELGPVLAALMVTARAGSAMTAEIGIMRITEQIDALDTMAINPLQYLIGPKLVASLIAVPLLVALFDVVGIYGGYVVGVQLLNGNEGAYWSSIESAVEWKDVYGGILKSISFGLLISWVCCYKGFHTRHSAEGLGTATTEAVVLSAVLILVWDYFLTSVLL
- a CDS encoding ABC transporter ATP-binding protein codes for the protein MIKLVGVEKTLGKQPVLRGVDLTIPTGKLTTIIGRSGEGKSVLLKHIIGLMQPDRGEVWIDGTNIARLKGQALNEVRKKFAMLFQGAALFDSMTVFENVAFPLREKLRLKGEIVTRRVEEKLEQVGLKGMGHKFPAELSGGMRKRAGLARALVMEPEIILFDEPTTGLDPLMAKAIHDLIVAMQQQFKFTAVMVSHEIPEIFGISDYVAMLKNGRIAEMAPSNEFVKTTDEEIREFIFVAGTVTPKGLPTASL
- the mlaD gene encoding outer membrane lipid asymmetry maintenance protein MlaD translates to MERAKLELMVGIFVLVGIACLGYLSIKLGKLEVIGGHNYPVEAEFTSASGLKPGASVEIAGVEVGRVRHIGLSSDRALVALAIQDGVKLYSDTIASIKTRGIIGDKYLALSVGGGGDQLKPGDKIRDTESGLDLEELVSQYVHGKVN